One Streptomyces sp. V4I8 genomic window carries:
- a CDS encoding MFS transporter: protein MAPGGNRGWLLRLVIAFSFAQGAVSMARPAVSYRALALGADERAIGVIAGVYALLPLFAAVPLGRRTDHGRCAPLLPVGVVLISGGCAMSGLADSLGAMAVWSGVMGLGHLCFVIGAQSLVARQSAPHEQDRNFGHFTIGASLGQLIGPIAAGALIGGRDMAGTSALALVVAGAGGAVALTSLWRIESRTTAKSRKEPGDRVPVRRILRARGVPAGIFISLAVLSATDILTAYLPVVGEHRGIAPSVIGLLLSLRAAATIACRLVLTPLLRLLGRSLLLTVTCLLAALLCAGVALPVPVWGLALMLAVLGFCLGVGQPLSMTTVVQAAPDGARSTALALRLTGNRLGQVAAPASAGLIAGLAGVAAPFVMLGALLLLSAGIALRAPTRPMGESEDPGERGRSRSILRRRSGI from the coding sequence ATGGCGCCCGGTGGGAACCGCGGCTGGCTGCTCCGCCTCGTCATCGCCTTCAGCTTCGCGCAGGGGGCGGTGTCGATGGCGCGGCCCGCCGTCTCCTACCGGGCCCTCGCGTTGGGCGCGGACGAACGGGCGATCGGCGTGATCGCGGGGGTCTACGCCCTGCTCCCGCTGTTCGCCGCCGTCCCGCTGGGCCGCCGCACCGACCACGGCCGCTGTGCGCCGCTGCTGCCCGTCGGCGTCGTCCTGATATCCGGGGGCTGCGCGATGAGTGGCCTCGCGGACTCCCTGGGGGCGATGGCGGTCTGGAGCGGCGTGATGGGCCTCGGCCACCTCTGCTTCGTCATCGGCGCCCAGTCCCTCGTCGCCCGCCAGTCCGCCCCGCACGAACAGGACCGCAACTTCGGCCACTTCACCATCGGCGCCTCGCTCGGCCAGCTGATCGGCCCGATCGCCGCCGGCGCGCTGATCGGCGGCCGGGATATGGCGGGGACCAGCGCACTCGCCCTGGTGGTCGCGGGCGCGGGCGGCGCGGTCGCGCTCACCTCGCTGTGGCGCATAGAGAGCCGTACGACGGCCAAGTCCCGCAAGGAACCGGGCGACCGCGTCCCCGTCCGGCGCATCCTGCGCGCCCGGGGCGTGCCCGCCGGCATCTTCATCAGCCTCGCCGTGCTGTCCGCGACCGACATCCTCACCGCCTACCTCCCGGTGGTCGGCGAGCACCGGGGCATCGCGCCGTCCGTCATCGGCCTCCTGCTCAGCCTGCGCGCGGCGGCCACCATCGCCTGCCGCCTGGTCCTGACGCCCCTGCTGCGGCTGCTGGGCCGGTCCCTGCTGCTGACGGTGACCTGTCTGCTGGCCGCCCTGCTGTGCGCGGGGGTCGCGCTGCCGGTGCCCGTGTGGGGGCTGGCCCTGATGCTGGCGGTGCTCGGCTTCTGCCTCGGCGTCGGACAGCCCCTGTCCATGACGACGGTCGTCCAGGCGGCCCCCGACGGCGCCCGCTCCACCGCCCTCGCCCTGCGCCTGACCGGCAACCGCCTCGGCCAGGTCGCCGCCCCGGCGTCGGCGGGCCTGATCGCCGGCCTCGCGGGCGTGGCGGCGCCGTTCGTGATGCTGGGGGCGCTGTTGCTGCTGTCGGCGGGGATAGCGCTGCGGGCGCCGACGAGGCCGATGGGGGAGTCGGAGGACCCCGGTGAGCGTGGCCGGTCGAGGTCCATTTTGCGCCGAAGGAGTGGAATCTAA
- a CDS encoding class F sortase: protein MARRRRRRPWYRRRAYRLARTAVLTVLLVVGGVRLSERREPPTGAIASAPGSPASAPGSPEVSGAPTGVTASGDAGPGPRGEGAGSGAAADARPGATTPAAGTPEASPRPPARPSRPGKATKRATPPRTLPRSRATRLVIPYVGVDAPLIDLRLDSERRLPAPPEDEPDVAGWYADGPSPGEPGTAVAVGHLDTNTGPAVFGGLGELKRGKRVEVRRADGRTAVYSVDAIKSYEKDKFPNREVYGVRKRPELRLITCGGNYDRRTGYSGNVVVFAHLTATREPPAAGKR from the coding sequence ATGGCGCGTAGAAGGCGGCGCAGGCCCTGGTACCGGAGGCGCGCCTACCGCCTGGCGAGGACGGCCGTACTGACCGTTCTGCTGGTGGTGGGCGGCGTCCGGCTGAGCGAGCGGCGGGAGCCGCCCACCGGAGCGATCGCATCGGCCCCGGGCTCTCCCGCATCGGCCCCGGGCTCTCCCGAAGTCTCCGGTGCCCCCACCGGCGTCACCGCATCCGGTGACGCCGGGCCCGGGCCCCGCGGGGAGGGCGCCGGTTCCGGCGCCGCCGCCGACGCCCGCCCCGGCGCCACCACCCCTGCCGCGGGAACCCCCGAGGCCTCGCCCCGGCCACCCGCTCGCCCCTCCCGCCCGGGGAAGGCCACCAAACGCGCGACCCCGCCCCGCACCCTGCCCCGCTCCCGGGCGACCCGCCTGGTCATCCCCTACGTCGGCGTCGACGCCCCGCTCATCGACCTCCGTCTCGACAGCGAGCGGCGCCTGCCCGCGCCCCCGGAGGACGAGCCCGACGTCGCCGGCTGGTACGCGGACGGGCCGTCACCCGGCGAGCCGGGCACCGCCGTCGCCGTGGGCCACCTCGACACCAACACCGGCCCCGCCGTCTTCGGCGGTCTCGGTGAACTGAAGCGCGGCAAACGTGTCGAGGTCCGGCGCGCCGACGGACGGACCGCCGTCTACTCCGTCGACGCCATCAAGTCGTACGAGAAGGACAAGTTCCCCAACCGTGAGGTGTACGGCGTCCGCAAGCGACCGGAGCTGCGGCTGATCACCTGTGGCGGCAACTACGACCGCCGGACCGGTTACTCCGGCAACGTCGTCGTCTTCGCCCATCTCACCGCGACCCGCGAGCCGCCCGCGGCCGGCAAGCGCTGA